One region of Phragmites australis chromosome 18, lpPhrAust1.1, whole genome shotgun sequence genomic DNA includes:
- the LOC133899331 gene encoding BAHD acyltransferase DCR-like: MAVANGSDAEAPAVTVTGTRTVAPANNSCTLATFDLPYITFYYNQKLLLYRTPAAGFPDAVARMTAALADALRVFYPLAGRIRQDADGALAVEGDQGAEVVEAEAEGVSVDDLAGGDCGQEAERVMQHLVPYTGVMNLEGLHRPLLAVQLTKLKDGLAVGCAFNHAVLDGTSTWHFMSSWAELCRAGGGAPSLLPMHDRALARSVRVRLELPASAEAHEKTDPNGPKKTLVARVFSFPEATVARIKAAANAALPPCAKPFSTFQSLGAHIWRAVSRARGLGPSDITAFAVFADCRSRLDPVLPPAYFGNLIQAVFTGVPAGMLLGGPPELAAGLLQKAIDEHDAAAVTRRLEEYEAAPKLFHYSDAGPNCVAVGSSPRFKVYDVDFGLGRPERVRSGGNNKFDGMVYLYPGRGGDGGIDVELALQAEPMQRLQKDHDFLLQPN, from the exons ATGGCCGTTGCGAACGGCAGCGACGCCGAGGCCCCGGCTGTCACCGTGACCGGCACCCGCACAGTGGCGCCCGCCAACAACAGCTGCACCCTCGCCACCTTCGACCTCCCCTACATCACCTTCTACTACAACCAGAAGCTACTCCTCTACCGCACACCCGCCGCCGGCTTCCCCGACGCCGTCGCCCGCATGACGGCCGCGCTCGCCGACGCGCTCCGGGTCTTCTACCCGCTCGCCGGCCGCATCCGCCAGGACGCCGACGGCGCACTCGCCGTGGAAGGGGACCAGGGGGCCGAGGTCgtcgaggccgaggccgagggcGTCTCCGTCGACGACCTCGCCGGAGGGGACTGCGGACAGGAGGCCGAGAGGGTCATGCAGCACCTCGTGCCCTACACCGGCGTCATGAACCTCGAGGGGCTCCATCGCCCGCTGCTCGCCGTGCag TTGACGAAGCTCAAGGACGGCCTGGCTGTGGGGTGTGCCTTCAACCACGCCGTGCTGGATGGCACCTCCACCTGGCACTTCATGTCCTCCTGGGCCGAGCTCTGCCGCGCCGGCGGTGgcgccccgtcgctgctgcccATGCACGACCGTGCCCTGGCGCGCTCCGTCCGCGTGCGCCTGGAGCTGCCGGCGTCCGCGGAGGCGCACGAGAAGACAGACCCCAACGGCCCCAAGAAGACGCTGGTGGCCCGCGTCTTCTCCTTCCCGGAAGCCACCGTCGCCCGCATAAAGGCCGCCGCGAACGCCGCTCTCCCACCTTGCGCCAAGCCCTTCTCCACGTTCCAGTCCCTGGGTGCGCACATCTGGCGCGCCGTGTCCCGCGCGCGCGGTCTCGGCCCCTCCGACATCACCGCCTTCGCCGTGTTCGCCGACTGCCGCTCCCGCCTGGACCCGGTGCTGCCGCCGGCCTACTTCGGCAACCTCATCCAGGCCGTGTTCACGGGCGTCCCCGCCGGGATGCTCCTAGGCGGCCCCCCTGAGCTGGCGGCGGGGCTGCTGCAGAAGGCGATAGACGAGCACGATGCGGCGGCGGTGACCCGGAGGCTTGAGGAGTACGAGGCGGCGCCCAAGCTGTTCCACTACAGCGACGCCGGGCCCAACTGCGTGGCCGTGGGCAGCTCGCCAAGGTTCAAGGTGTACGAcgtggactttgggctgggtcggccggagCGCGTGCGCAGCGGTGGGAACAACAAGTTCGACGGGATGGTGTACCTGTACCCGGGGCGCGGAGGCGACGGTGGCATCGATGTGGAGCTGGCGCTGCAGGCGGAGCCCATGCAGAGGCTCCAGAAGGACCACGACTTCCTCCTGCAGCCTAATTAA